The proteins below are encoded in one region of Flavobacterium nackdongense:
- the rpsA gene encoding 30S ribosomal protein S1, with amino-acid sequence MSEQLKSQEEFLANFNWHNFEEGIDAVDEKNLQEFEDLVSKTFIATDQEEVVEGIVVRITDRDVIVDINAKSEGVISLNEFRYNPALKVGDKVEVLIDIREDKTGQLVLSHRKARTIKSWDRVISANETGEIVTGFVKCRTKGGMIVDVFGIEAFLPGSQIDVKPIRDYDVYVNKNMEFKVVKINHEFKNVVVSHKALIEADIEVQKKEIIGKLQKGQVLEGVVKNITSYGVFIDLGGVDGLIHITDLSWSRINHPSEVLELDQVLNVVILDFDDEKTRIQLGLKQLNAHPWDALDANLTIGDKVKGKVVVIADYGAFIEVAEGVEGLIHVSEMSWSTHLRSAQDFVKVGDVVEAVILTLDRDDRKMSLGIKQLTQDPWTDITSKYPVGSKHVGIVRNFTNFGIFVELEEGIDGLIYISDLSWTKKIKHPSEFVNVGEKLDVVVLELDVDGRKLSLGHKQTTANPWDQYEDSFAVGTIHSGEISEIVDKGATVEFGDDIVAFIPTRHLEKEDGKKLKKGETAEFKVIEFNKEFKRVVASHTAIFREEEEKAVKAVAEAVAANTNAPASTLGDANDILAGLKAKMEKNEKKK; translated from the coding sequence ATGTCTGAACAATTAAAATCACAAGAAGAGTTTTTAGCAAATTTTAACTGGCACAACTTCGAAGAAGGTATTGATGCCGTAGATGAGAAAAACTTACAAGAATTCGAAGACCTAGTTTCAAAAACTTTTATCGCGACAGATCAAGAAGAAGTAGTAGAAGGTATCGTTGTTAGAATTACTGATAGAGACGTTATCGTTGATATCAACGCAAAATCGGAAGGTGTTATTTCATTGAACGAATTCCGTTACAATCCAGCACTTAAAGTAGGTGACAAAGTAGAAGTATTGATTGACATCCGTGAGGATAAAACAGGTCAGTTAGTATTGTCTCACAGAAAAGCACGTACTATCAAATCATGGGATAGAGTTATTTCGGCTAACGAAACAGGAGAAATCGTTACTGGTTTTGTGAAATGCAGAACTAAAGGTGGTATGATCGTGGACGTTTTCGGAATTGAAGCTTTCCTTCCAGGTTCTCAAATTGATGTGAAACCAATTAGAGACTACGATGTATATGTAAATAAAAACATGGAATTCAAAGTGGTAAAAATCAACCACGAATTCAAAAATGTTGTTGTATCTCACAAAGCGCTTATCGAAGCGGATATTGAAGTACAGAAAAAAGAAATCATTGGAAAATTACAAAAAGGCCAAGTATTAGAAGGTGTTGTTAAAAACATTACTTCTTACGGTGTGTTTATTGACCTTGGTGGTGTTGATGGATTGATCCACATCACTGACCTTTCTTGGTCAAGAATCAACCATCCATCTGAAGTTCTTGAGTTAGATCAAGTTCTTAATGTGGTTATCCTTGATTTTGATGATGAGAAAACAAGAATCCAATTAGGATTGAAACAATTGAACGCTCACCCTTGGGATGCTCTTGATGCTAATTTAACTATTGGTGACAAAGTAAAAGGTAAAGTAGTAGTTATCGCTGATTACGGTGCATTTATCGAAGTGGCTGAAGGTGTTGAAGGTTTGATCCACGTTTCTGAAATGTCATGGTCAACTCATTTGCGTTCTGCTCAAGATTTCGTAAAAGTAGGTGATGTTGTTGAAGCTGTTATCTTAACTCTTGACAGAGATGACCGTAAAATGTCATTGGGTATCAAACAATTGACTCAAGATCCTTGGACTGATATTACTTCTAAATATCCAGTAGGTTCTAAACATGTAGGTATCGTAAGAAACTTTACAAACTTTGGAATTTTCGTAGAATTGGAAGAAGGTATCGACGGATTGATTTACATCTCTGACCTTTCTTGGACTAAGAAAATCAAACACCCATCTGAATTTGTAAATGTTGGTGAAAAATTGGACGTAGTTGTATTAGAATTGGATGTTGATGGACGTAAATTATCTTTAGGTCACAAACAAACTACTGCTAATCCTTGGGATCAATACGAAGATTCATTCGCAGTGGGAACAATCCACTCAGGTGAAATCTCTGAAATTGTTGACAAAGGAGCTACTGTAGAATTTGGTGATGATATCGTTGCTTTCATTCCTACTCGTCACCTTGAAAAAGAAGACGGTAAGAAATTGAAAAAAGGCGAAACTGCTGAATTCAAAGTAATCGAATTCAACAAAGAATTCAAAAGAGTAGTAGCCTCTCACACCGCTATTTTCCGTGAGGAAGAAGAAAAAGCAGTGAAAGCGGTTGCCGAAGCAGTTGCAGCAAATACAAATGCTCCAGCTTCAACTCTTGGTGATGCCAATGATATTCTTGCTGGTTTGAAAGCCAAAATGGAAAAAAACGAGAAAAAGAAATAA
- a CDS encoding glycoside hydrolase family 88/105 protein, whose amino-acid sequence MKLNRCTPFLMLCLAISILSSCGSSSKVDNRSNSNKMPNDAILENKEAVLSIIKKVNNHWQITHPVPDRAFWNPAAYHTGNIEAYKVTGNMDYLVYSKAWAEKNQYKGAKSKNKSDWKYTYGETDDYVLFGDWQIAFQTYIDIYTLEGKKDPEKIKRALEVMEYQMGTNAVDYWWWVDGLYMVMPVMTKLYKVTGNELYLKKLHEYLSYSNSILYDDASQLYFRDAKYVYPKHQSANGRKDFWARGNGWIFAGLAKVIQDLPKDALHRDEYINRFKALANSLMKSQQPEGYWTRSILDVDHAPGPETSGTAFFTYGYLWGINNGILDKKTYLPVVGKSWKYLTKVALQDDGRVGYVQPIGEKAIPGQIVNANSTADFGVGAFLLAASEMYRYLDLKKM is encoded by the coding sequence ATGAAATTAAACCGTTGTACTCCATTTTTAATGCTATGCCTAGCAATATCAATTTTAAGCTCTTGTGGTTCGAGTTCTAAGGTAGACAACCGCTCCAATTCGAATAAGATGCCAAATGATGCCATTCTCGAGAATAAAGAGGCAGTTTTATCCATTATTAAAAAGGTCAACAATCATTGGCAAATCACACATCCAGTGCCAGATCGTGCTTTTTGGAATCCTGCAGCTTATCATACAGGTAATATTGAAGCTTACAAAGTTACAGGAAATATGGACTATTTAGTGTATTCAAAAGCTTGGGCGGAAAAAAACCAATACAAAGGGGCTAAATCTAAAAATAAATCGGATTGGAAATATACTTACGGTGAAACGGATGATTATGTCCTTTTTGGAGATTGGCAAATTGCTTTTCAAACTTATATTGATATTTATACTTTAGAAGGAAAAAAAGATCCCGAGAAGATCAAGCGCGCGCTTGAAGTGATGGAATATCAAATGGGTACTAATGCCGTCGATTATTGGTGGTGGGTAGACGGTCTTTATATGGTAATGCCCGTTATGACGAAGCTTTATAAAGTAACCGGTAACGAATTATATTTAAAAAAATTACACGAATACTTGAGCTATTCCAATAGTATCTTGTATGACGATGCTTCGCAGTTGTACTTTCGCGACGCTAAGTATGTGTACCCCAAACATCAAAGCGCAAACGGTAGAAAAGACTTTTGGGCACGAGGAAACGGATGGATTTTTGCGGGCTTAGCAAAAGTTATTCAAGATTTACCAAAAGATGCGCTCCATCGCGATGAATATATCAATCGTTTTAAAGCATTGGCAAATTCTTTAATGAAATCGCAACAACCCGAAGGATATTGGACAAGATCTATTCTAGACGTTGATCATGCGCCAGGACCAGAGACAAGTGGGACTGCTTTTTTTACCTATGGTTATTTATGGGGAATTAACAATGGCATATTAGATAAAAAGACCTACTTGCCGGTAGTTGGAAAAAGTTGGAAATACCTAACTAAGGTCGCGCTTCAAGATGATGGAAGAGTTGGATATGTACAACCCATAGGCGAAAAAGCTATTCCAGGGCAGATTGTAAATGCCAATTCTACTGCTGATTTTGGCGTGGGTGCTTTTTTATTGGCGGCTTCAGAAATGTACCGTTATTTGGATCTTAAAAAAATGTAA
- a CDS encoding DUF2264 domain-containing protein, producing the protein MKKIFLAIAVFCSGTVLFAQQKNQNSSKEASVFQIKNPDTSLSPYTGMTKQHWRDAALYLLEGAFSYIHTLDDTMKFPKQPGKSYPQDEKKVPIEKLEGLSRTLFIASVLLNENPGLVVNNINVGDYYRHQICKLVDSSSATFIVPRTKNSGPNQILVEYGAICMSLMTNPKLLWDPLPQDKKDALAKSMLSYGDGPTVASNWKFFNIFVLSFFKDQGYQVNENLLVDYLQKCLADYRGEGWYNDNPAYDYYSMWGYQLYGALWSEYFGNKYYPEYAAKFRSNFKDLNLNYPLLFSRDGKMIMYGRSNSYRIASISAFPFMGLEQDARINYGWLRRISSGVLKQFLQHPDFLRDNVPTLGFYGPFEPTVQIYSCRGSVYWMGKAFLGLLLPDDNPFWTAKENEGDWETKFKKDKVYNNFQEESKICITDYPEIGASEIRAWCSEKAKNDWQGFRSSENYNRLAYNSAFPWQADGKNGEVAMNYVFKNKNQEWEPLRLYQFKKFENGIYYRDAILETDESIKMNLADIPLANGILRIDRNISTKEVSMRLGHYALPQLDKEITTESRKIKGHIATIIDNGKYQLAMIPLLGWDSSEVISSTGLHPESNSSKGINVADLSSITTNESNVYATLMLWKQSGKRFANKELIPIGKIKPSGKAVEVEIDGETKVIEW; encoded by the coding sequence ATGAAAAAAATATTTTTAGCGATAGCTGTTTTTTGTAGTGGTACTGTGCTATTTGCTCAGCAAAAAAATCAAAACTCTTCGAAAGAAGCTAGTGTTTTTCAAATTAAAAATCCAGATACTAGTTTGAGTCCTTATACAGGAATGACCAAGCAGCATTGGCGTGATGCCGCGCTTTATTTATTGGAAGGGGCTTTTAGTTATATTCACACTTTAGATGATACGATGAAGTTTCCCAAACAACCCGGGAAAAGTTATCCGCAAGATGAAAAAAAAGTTCCTATTGAAAAATTAGAAGGCTTAAGTAGAACTCTTTTTATTGCTTCCGTACTATTGAATGAAAATCCGGGTTTGGTGGTGAATAATATTAATGTAGGCGATTATTATCGCCATCAAATTTGTAAACTAGTAGACTCTTCAAGTGCAACTTTTATAGTCCCCAGAACTAAAAATAGTGGACCAAACCAGATATTAGTGGAGTATGGTGCAATTTGCATGTCCTTGATGACGAATCCCAAATTACTTTGGGATCCTTTGCCACAAGACAAAAAAGATGCCTTGGCCAAATCAATGCTGAGTTATGGTGATGGGCCAACTGTAGCATCCAACTGGAAGTTTTTTAACATATTTGTGCTGAGCTTTTTTAAAGATCAAGGTTATCAAGTAAACGAAAACTTATTGGTTGACTATTTGCAAAAATGCTTAGCTGATTACAGAGGTGAGGGTTGGTATAATGATAATCCTGCCTATGACTATTACAGCATGTGGGGTTATCAATTGTATGGTGCTTTGTGGTCAGAATATTTTGGGAATAAGTACTACCCAGAATATGCAGCAAAATTTAGAAGTAATTTCAAAGATTTGAATTTGAATTATCCTTTACTGTTCAGTCGTGACGGAAAAATGATCATGTATGGTCGTAGTAATAGTTATCGCATTGCGTCGATTTCTGCCTTTCCCTTTATGGGATTAGAACAAGATGCAAGAATAAATTATGGATGGTTACGAAGAATTTCATCGGGCGTTTTAAAGCAATTTTTACAGCATCCAGATTTTTTAAGGGATAATGTCCCCACGCTTGGTTTTTATGGACCATTTGAACCCACCGTGCAAATTTATAGCTGTCGTGGCAGTGTTTATTGGATGGGAAAAGCCTTTTTAGGATTACTCCTCCCTGATGATAATCCGTTTTGGACAGCCAAAGAAAATGAAGGTGATTGGGAAACAAAATTCAAAAAAGACAAGGTTTACAACAATTTTCAGGAAGAGTCTAAAATTTGTATAACAGATTATCCCGAAATTGGAGCCTCAGAGATTAGAGCATGGTGTAGTGAAAAAGCAAAAAACGATTGGCAAGGATTTAGATCTTCAGAAAATTACAATCGCTTAGCTTATAATAGTGCTTTTCCGTGGCAAGCCGATGGCAAAAATGGGGAAGTGGCAATGAATTATGTTTTTAAAAATAAAAATCAAGAATGGGAGCCTTTACGTTTGTACCAATTTAAAAAATTCGAAAACGGTATTTATTATCGTGATGCCATTCTTGAAACAGATGAAAGTATTAAAATGAATCTTGCCGATATTCCACTGGCAAACGGTATTTTACGAATCGATAGAAACATAAGTACAAAAGAAGTATCGATGCGTTTGGGGCATTATGCCTTACCACAATTGGATAAAGAAATTACTACCGAAAGTAGAAAAATAAAAGGGCATATAGCTACCATTATCGATAATGGAAAGTATCAATTGGCCATGATTCCTCTATTAGGGTGGGATAGTTCCGAGGTCATTTCAAGTACTGGACTCCATCCAGAAAGCAACAGTAGTAAAGGCATTAATGTAGCGGATTTATCTTCTATTACTACCAACGAATCTAATGTGTATGCAACCTTGATGCTTTGGAAACAGTCAGGAAAAAGGTTTGCAAATAAAGAATTAATACCCATTGGAAAAATTAAACCCTCTGGAAAAGCTGTTGAGGTGGAAATCGATGGTGAGACAAAGGTGATTGAATGGTAA
- a CDS encoding DUF7619 domain-containing protein, producing the protein MKKIYFLWIALCFFSSTKAQIINFPDPIFKAKLLSAKATNNVAGVGTSFTYNINIDSNNDGEISVDEALQVNILRIGGSLISDLSGIEYFKNITSLICNNNKLTNLDLSALTKLVALDCKNNLLTSLILKNPKLFQVYCNSNMLSTLDVSNLTNLIQLYCSNNDLKSIFIKGSGYKGGFETVFDFIGNPNLKYICANESVLVDIQNKVSTYGYTNCAVNSYCSFVPGGTFYTIQGSQKFDSNANGCDALDAVVPNLKFLITDGVTTGSFISGATGNYSIPVRAETHTVTPKFENPSYFIVSPTTVNVTFPTQISPFVQDFCITANGVRPDLEVSILPLRPAVPGFDAKYKIVYKNKGNQTQSGSVNLSFDDAVLALVVSNPATTTQTTNNLSWNFTDLKPFETREIIFTLNVNSPMETPPINSGSVLSYIATISSPTTDETPIDNTFSFNQTVVNSYDPNDKTCLEGTTISPSLIGQYVHYMIRFENNGTANAKNIVVSDMIDLSKFDISTLVPTTASHSFVTNITAGNKVEFIFENINLPFDDANNDGYIAFKIKTLPTLKVGDTFTNDASIYFDYNFPIVTKLASSTFKTLGTQDFEFSNYFTVYPNPAKAVLNISPKETIEVQSISVYNALGQLVLVIPNAEKVSKIDVSSLISGNYFIKINSDKGSSNARFVKE; encoded by the coding sequence ATGAAAAAAATCTACTTTTTATGGATTGCTTTATGCTTTTTTTCGAGTACAAAAGCACAGATTATTAATTTTCCTGATCCTATTTTTAAGGCGAAGTTGTTATCAGCAAAAGCCACTAACAATGTAGCAGGAGTAGGAACATCTTTTACCTATAATATCAATATTGATAGTAATAATGATGGTGAAATCTCAGTTGATGAAGCTTTACAAGTTAATATTTTAAGAATAGGTGGTTCTTTAATTTCTGATCTTTCAGGGATAGAATATTTTAAGAATATTACTTCTCTTATTTGTAATAATAATAAATTAACTAATCTTGATCTTTCTGCATTAACTAAATTAGTAGCGTTAGATTGTAAAAATAATTTACTGACAAGTTTGATTTTAAAAAACCCTAAACTTTTTCAAGTTTATTGTAATAGTAATATGTTATCAACTTTAGACGTAAGTAATCTTACTAATTTGATTCAATTGTATTGTAGTAATAATGATCTAAAATCTATTTTTATTAAAGGTTCTGGCTATAAGGGTGGTTTTGAAACAGTTTTTGATTTTATTGGTAATCCTAATCTAAAATATATTTGTGCCAATGAATCCGTTCTTGTAGATATTCAAAACAAAGTTAGCACTTATGGTTATACAAATTGTGCTGTAAACTCCTATTGTTCTTTTGTTCCTGGAGGAACATTTTATACCATACAAGGCAGTCAAAAATTTGATAGTAACGCCAATGGTTGTGATGCTCTTGATGCTGTTGTTCCAAATCTAAAATTTTTAATCACTGATGGAGTTACAACTGGAAGTTTTATCTCAGGTGCTACAGGTAATTATTCGATTCCTGTTCGTGCAGAAACACACACTGTAACTCCGAAATTTGAAAACCCAAGCTATTTTATAGTTTCGCCAACAACTGTCAACGTAACGTTTCCAACTCAAATAAGCCCTTTTGTTCAAGATTTTTGCATTACAGCAAATGGAGTTCGTCCTGATTTAGAAGTTTCTATATTACCCTTAAGACCTGCAGTACCAGGTTTTGATGCGAAATATAAAATAGTCTATAAAAACAAAGGAAATCAAACACAATCAGGTTCTGTAAATTTAAGTTTTGATGATGCCGTTTTAGCTCTTGTTGTTTCAAATCCCGCAACTACAACTCAAACAACAAATAATTTATCTTGGAATTTTACCGATTTAAAACCCTTTGAAACTCGTGAAATTATTTTTACTCTAAATGTAAATTCTCCTATGGAAACTCCGCCAATAAATAGTGGTTCAGTTTTGTCTTATATAGCAACAATATCAAGTCCCACAACTGACGAAACGCCAATTGACAACACTTTTTCTTTTAATCAAACGGTTGTAAATTCATACGACCCAAATGATAAAACATGTTTAGAGGGAACAACTATATCCCCATCTTTGATTGGTCAATATGTGCATTATATGATTCGTTTTGAAAATAATGGAACAGCAAACGCCAAGAATATTGTTGTATCAGATATGATTGATTTATCCAAATTTGATATTTCAACTTTAGTTCCAACAACTGCAAGTCATTCTTTTGTAACTAATATTACTGCTGGTAATAAAGTAGAATTTATCTTCGAGAACATTAATCTTCCTTTTGATGATGCGAATAACGATGGGTATATTGCTTTCAAAATTAAAACCTTGCCAACGCTTAAAGTGGGTGATACTTTTACCAATGACGCCAGTATTTATTTTGACTATAATTTTCCAATTGTGACAAAATTGGCCAGTTCCACTTTTAAAACTTTAGGAACACAGGATTTTGAGTTTTCGAATTATTTTACGGTATATCCAAATCCTGCAAAAGCGGTTTTGAATATTAGTCCGAAAGAAACTATTGAAGTGCAATCTATTAGTGTTTACAATGCTTTAGGACAATTAGTTTTGGTAATTCCTAATGCAGAGAAAGTGTCAAAAATTGATGTTTCGAGTTTGATAAGTGGAAATTATTTTATCAAGATCAATTCAGATAAAGGAAGTTCGAATGCACGATTTGTGAAGGAGTAG
- a CDS encoding ATP-binding protein produces the protein MIARTITPKVLELLEKFPIVAITGPRQSGKTTLSKIVKPNYKYVNLENLSDREFAKTDPMGFLQTYQNGVIIDEIQNVPSLFSYLQAVTDERNINGEYIITGSQNFLMMEQISQSLAGRVALFTLLPMSIQEIENTAYKSTSWEDYALSGSYPRKIIQNIDASDYYENYIKTYVERDVRLLKNISDLDLFQKFIKLLAGRVGQLFNQSSLGNELDLDNKTINSWFTLLETSFLTFKLQPYHSNFNKRIIKTPKIYFHDTGLLCYLLGIHNMEDLELHFAKGNIFENLVISELNKNAINNGTKSKFYFWRDSLQNEVDVIIESGLKIDAVEIKSGKTINQNFFKGLDYFKKLRMDANLHLIYGGAENQDRTNYKISSIFSLPHFK, from the coding sequence ATGATAGCAAGAACGATTACTCCGAAAGTATTAGAATTATTAGAAAAATTCCCAATTGTCGCCATAACTGGGCCGCGACAATCTGGAAAAACTACCTTGTCTAAAATTGTAAAACCCAATTATAAATATGTTAATTTAGAAAATTTATCAGATCGGGAATTTGCTAAAACTGATCCAATGGGTTTTCTGCAAACCTACCAAAATGGTGTTATCATTGATGAAATTCAGAATGTACCCAGTTTGTTTTCCTATTTACAGGCAGTAACTGATGAACGAAATATCAATGGTGAATACATCATTACAGGTTCACAAAATTTCTTGATGATGGAACAAATTTCGCAATCACTTGCAGGTAGAGTGGCGTTGTTCACACTTTTACCAATGTCAATTCAAGAAATAGAAAACACAGCATATAAGTCAACTTCATGGGAAGATTACGCTCTTTCGGGTTCTTACCCGAGGAAAATAATTCAGAATATTGACGCCTCTGATTACTATGAAAACTATATTAAAACCTATGTTGAAAGAGATGTTCGATTGTTGAAAAACATTTCTGATCTCGATTTGTTCCAAAAATTCATAAAATTATTGGCGGGAAGAGTAGGGCAACTTTTCAATCAAAGTAGTTTGGGAAATGAGTTGGATTTAGATAATAAAACGATCAATTCTTGGTTTACGCTTTTAGAAACTTCTTTTTTAACTTTCAAACTGCAACCGTATCATTCTAATTTTAATAAACGAATTATAAAAACACCAAAAATTTATTTTCACGATACTGGATTGTTGTGTTATTTGTTAGGAATTCATAATATGGAAGATTTAGAATTGCATTTTGCTAAAGGGAATATTTTTGAAAATTTAGTGATTTCCGAGTTGAATAAAAATGCCATAAATAATGGTACAAAATCTAAATTTTATTTTTGGAGAGATAGTTTACAGAATGAAGTTGATGTAATTATTGAATCGGGCTTAAAAATAGACGCTGTTGAAATTAAATCTGGAAAAACCATAAATCAAAACTTTTTTAAAGGTTTGGATTATTTCAAAAAATTAAGAATGGACGCAAATCTTCATTTAATATATGGTGGCGCTGAAAATCAAGATAGAACTAATTATAAAATAAGTTCCATCTTTAGTTTGCCTCATTTTAAATAA
- the pheT gene encoding phenylalanine--tRNA ligase subunit beta, with the protein MKISYNWLKQFIKIDWKSEETAALLTDLGLEVEMVEKYQSVKGGLEGIIVGKVLTCVQHPDADRLKVTTVDLGDGVPLQIVCGAPNVAEGQKVLVATIGTTLYDKEGEAFQIKKGKIRGQESHGMICAEDELGLGSSHEGIMVLDSSVNAGIKAAGLFNVENDEVFEIGLTPNRADAMSHLGTARDLRAGLMQTGINVEFITPSVSNFRVDKRTLKIDVIVKDGKLAPRYCGVTISDVKVKESPRWLKDRLKAIGINPKNNIVDVTNYVLHELGQPLHAFDASKINGKINVKTLPTGTKFTTLDDIERSLHEEDLMICDGDEPLCIAGVFGGKGSGVTENTSSIFLESAYFNPVSIRKTAKRHQLNTDASFRFERGIDPSITEYALKRAALLIQEVAGGEITSDIVDIYPKKIADFPVVLNFNNVKRIIGQELSKEIIKNILASLEIKVNSVSDAGLGLVIPSYRVDVQREIDVIEEILRVYGYNNIKFSDKLNATVSNAPRTEDYKVQNVVASQLNSQGFNEMMANSLTTSSYVQLSKMLKEEHNVIMLNPLSNDLAAMRQSLLFSGLEALSYNINRRNSDLKFFEFGKTYHKFESGYEEHKHLTMFITGNRNQESWTNPQKPSDFFLFKGYVNAVLERLGIKKTQNLPMTSDVFSEGIAIGLGNDILVEYGVVKKSILKHFDIKQEVLFADFNWALILKLLSNKIKYTEIPKYPEVRRDLSLLLDDNVSFDAIYNLARQTEKSLLKDINLFDVYQGKNLPEGKKSYAVSFTIQDNTKTLTDVQIDKIMSKLQKNLETELGASLR; encoded by the coding sequence ATGAAAATATCATACAACTGGTTAAAACAATTCATCAAAATAGATTGGAAATCTGAAGAAACCGCCGCTTTACTCACAGATTTGGGTCTGGAAGTGGAAATGGTTGAAAAGTACCAATCCGTAAAAGGAGGATTAGAGGGAATCATCGTAGGCAAGGTGCTTACTTGTGTTCAACATCCCGACGCCGACCGATTGAAAGTGACCACGGTAGATTTAGGCGATGGCGTTCCGTTACAAATCGTTTGCGGAGCACCCAATGTGGCGGAAGGTCAAAAAGTATTAGTGGCCACCATTGGCACTACTTTATACGATAAAGAGGGCGAGGCTTTTCAAATAAAAAAAGGGAAAATTAGAGGACAGGAAAGCCACGGTATGATCTGCGCCGAAGACGAATTGGGACTCGGAAGCAGCCATGAAGGCATCATGGTTTTAGACAGTTCAGTCAATGCGGGAATAAAAGCCGCTGGTCTTTTTAATGTAGAAAACGACGAAGTTTTCGAAATTGGATTAACTCCAAATCGTGCCGATGCGATGAGTCATCTTGGAACCGCTCGTGATTTGAGAGCAGGTTTAATGCAAACTGGTATTAATGTTGAATTTATTACACCTTCGGTAAGTAACTTTAGAGTGGATAAACGAACGCTGAAAATAGATGTGATTGTCAAAGATGGTAAATTAGCGCCAAGATACTGCGGCGTCACCATTTCAGATGTGAAAGTGAAAGAATCCCCAAGATGGCTTAAAGACCGATTGAAAGCTATTGGAATCAATCCAAAAAATAATATAGTCGACGTAACGAATTATGTTTTACACGAATTAGGGCAGCCACTTCATGCTTTTGATGCGTCAAAAATCAACGGAAAGATAAATGTAAAAACGCTTCCTACTGGAACGAAGTTTACTACTTTAGACGATATCGAAAGAAGCTTGCACGAAGAAGATTTAATGATTTGTGATGGTGACGAACCTCTATGTATTGCGGGAGTTTTTGGAGGTAAAGGTTCTGGTGTTACCGAAAACACTTCTTCAATATTCCTAGAAAGTGCTTATTTCAATCCGGTTAGCATTCGAAAAACGGCGAAAAGACACCAACTAAATACCGACGCTTCGTTCCGTTTCGAAAGAGGAATTGACCCAAGTATCACCGAATATGCGTTGAAACGTGCGGCTTTATTGATTCAAGAAGTTGCTGGTGGCGAAATCACCTCGGATATTGTTGATATTTATCCCAAGAAAATTGCTGATTTTCCAGTAGTTCTGAACTTCAATAATGTGAAGAGGATTATTGGACAAGAATTATCCAAAGAAATCATTAAGAATATTTTGGCTTCGCTAGAAATCAAAGTAAACAGCGTTTCGGATGCTGGTTTGGGGCTTGTAATCCCCTCTTATCGTGTGGATGTGCAAAGAGAAATTGATGTCATCGAGGAAATTCTGCGTGTCTATGGCTACAACAATATCAAATTTTCGGATAAATTGAATGCTACGGTTTCCAACGCTCCTAGAACTGAAGATTATAAAGTGCAAAATGTGGTGGCATCGCAATTGAACTCACAAGGGTTTAATGAAATGATGGCCAATTCCTTGACTACTTCTTCCTATGTGCAATTGTCAAAAATGCTGAAAGAGGAACACAATGTGATTATGTTGAATCCATTAAGTAATGATTTGGCAGCAATGCGTCAATCTTTATTATTCTCTGGACTCGAAGCTTTATCATACAATATCAATCGTAGAAATTCAGATTTGAAATTCTTCGAATTCGGAAAAACCTATCATAAATTCGAATCCGGTTACGAAGAACACAAACATTTGACGATGTTCATCACCGGAAATCGCAATCAAGAAAGTTGGACGAACCCACAAAAACCAAGCGATTTCTTTTTATTCAAAGGCTATGTGAATGCTGTTTTGGAACGATTGGGAATCAAAAAAACACAAAACCTACCTATGACTTCGGATGTTTTTTCAGAAGGAATTGCCATTGGTTTAGGCAATGATATTTTGGTAGAATATGGTGTGGTGAAGAAATCAATCCTAAAACATTTCGACATTAAGCAAGAAGTCTTGTTCGCCGATTTCAATTGGGCGTTGATTTTGAAACTGCTTTCGAATAAAATCAAGTATACCGAAATACCTAAATATCCTGAAGTGCGCAGAGATTTGTCTTTGTTGTTAGACGACAATGTTTCTTTTGACGCTATTTACAATTTAGCCAGACAAACCGAGAAATCCTTGTTAAAAGACATCAATTTATTCGATGTGTACCAAGGCAAAAATCTTCCGGAAGGCAAGAAATCTTATGCGGTAAGTTTCACCATTCAGGACAACACCAAAACCCTGACCGACGTCCAAATTGACAAAATTATGAGCAAGTTGCAGAAGAATCTGGAAACTGAGTTGGGTGCTAGTTTAAGGTAA